TGTAAGGCAGGCGCGAGCAGCAGCTGGATTTTTGTATGGTCTTACAGAGATGCCAATTGAAGATGTTATGTTTTCAAATGTCACAGTTGAGATGGCACAAAACCCTGAGCCTGAACTTCCTGCTATGATGAGCTATTTAGAGCCGATGGCAAAAAAAGGGTTTGTCATAAATACTGTGAAGAATATAAGATTTATGAATGTTACTGTGCTGGAACAGGAAGGTGTTGCTTTTGAACTTAACAATTGTGAAAATGTAGAGTTTTACAGATGCAGGGCAAAAGATACAGCAGATTATGCCAAGATTTTGAGTCTGAATAATACAATGAATCTGATTGCCGAGTGAGAGGGAAATTAAGTATTTGCTAAATGTAGGGGTATGCTCTTTGGCAACAAGGCAAAAAAGAGCATACCCCTTTTTTGTATTCTTACCATAGCTTTTCAACATCCAAACTATTGCTATCAACCGGTATCATATAAAAGCAAAATTCAAATTTCTCATCTTTGATTAAGTACTTTTCAAGCGGGCCGGGGCCACAGCTCTGGCTCCCGATACCACCAATTTTGTAGTCCACATTCACAACAATTCCATCTGCTTTTGTCAGCTCGTATGTGTGTTTTGCTTTTGTGAGCACATCATCAGTATATTCTCTTGCACTGAAGTTAAATGTAGGAATGCCTTTAATACAAAGTCCTATTCCGTATATATTGTATACAAAAGCCCATCTAACGTTGCACCTGTTTCCATATTCCTGGGGCATTATATATGGAACATACATATCTTTTATAGCCATGTCATATACTCCCACAATAGCGCTTTGTTTTATATCAGGATAGTTTTCGTGAGGTCCCCTTCCGTAATATTTGACATATTCAAACTCTTTTGGCATCATAAACTGCAGTCCTATCTTTGGAAGTGGCGGAAGTTCTCTTAGAGCCCGCGCATATACATTTGTTTCTATAATTCCTGATTTAAAAACCTTGTAGCTTATAGTCACTTCAAATACAGGTTTTACTGAATATGCGCCATATACCGAAGTTGTTTGTACTTTGAAGTACTCGCTGTGCTCTTCAAAGCTGACATTTACAATTCTTCTTTGAAGCTTGTCAAATCCAGCTTTTATCCATTCGTTTTTGATATGCACATCATTATCTGTTGGAGCCCTCCAAAGATTGAACCTTGGCGAGGATTTTATAAAATCAAGACCGTTGTGCTTCAGGCTTTTTAAATCACCTGTCCATCTGCAAAACTCTGCTAATATGCTGCCTGCAAAAACTACCACTTTGTCAGGAAAACCTACTACTTCAAACCTGTTTTGCTTTGACAAAATGACATTTGCTTTCTCAATTTTTTGCACAGCATCTTGAGGGGTGTCTTCTTTAAGTGCAATCTGTGACCTTGTTATAACAAAACCCCTCTTTGCCCAGTCTGTGGAATTTTTGAGCTTTGCTGTAAAGGTAATAAAAATTTCTCCGCTGCAGCCTTCCAAAATCTCTTTGACTTCGTCAATTTTGACCTCTTTTGAAGAGTGAGGCAGTACATCGTTCACATCAACAAAGCCCTCTTTTACAACCCTGCCACCTAACAGAAGTTCCCATTCAACTTCAATGTGATTCAAAGATATAAAATCATACCTATTTGTGATCTTGAAAATTCCGCTTTCTTTATCTAAAAGCTCAATAACAACTGGTTCGTAAACTTTCTTGAGCTCAATCATCCCGGGAGATGGAGTTCTGTCAGGGGAAAGGAGTCCGTCTATACAGAAGTTACCATCGTTTGGCTCATCTCCAAAATCCCCGCCGTAGGCATAGTACTCTTTCCCATCAGGTGTCTTTGTCAAAATTCCGTGGTCTGCCCACTCCCACACACATCCACCTAAAAGCCTTGGGTATTTGTATATCACGTCCCAGTACTCTTTGAGGTTTCCAGGACCATTTCCCATTGCATGTGCATACTCACACATGAAAAATGGCCTTTTTTCTTGCTTCTTGCCCTCTTCTTCAAGTTTTTC
This Caldicellulosiruptor changbaiensis DNA region includes the following protein-coding sequences:
- a CDS encoding glycoside hydrolase family 2 TIM barrel-domain containing protein; protein product: MLDKNYYQNPKIQHINREESRGSFIPFDNHQKALENEWELSNLFRLLNGKWYFKLFDMPCMVTEDIILADPKTCDFDQIIVPSNFQMFGYDIPIYTNTRYPIPVDPPFVPDINPTGVYKREFYISQQDLDKEIFVVFEGVDSAFYVYINGKFAGFSKVSHMMHEFDITRFVQEGRNTITVVVLKYSDGTYLEDQDKWRMSGIFRDVYLLLRPKVFVRDVYLKPILSDDLKEGHLTAEIEIENRSNDQKEFSIEVQVFFDKTLIKSSNKVSRLSANGQASVAFEFQIESPRLWSAELPNLYTLIVALKDSSGGMLEIIPQNFGFRKIEIKDGVFYLNNVPIKLKGVNRHDMHPRVGFAVTRKIMQEDITLMKQHNINCVRTSHYPNHPYFLELCDRLGIYVIDEADLETHGFGAAGDWGLLAKDPAWEDAFVERAKMMVKRDKNHPSIIMWSLGNESGYGPNHDKMAQWIRSYDNSRPIHYESARDAEVVDIVSVMYPPVEKLEEEGKKQEKRPFFMCEYAHAMGNGPGNLKEYWDVIYKYPRLLGGCVWEWADHGILTKTPDGKEYYAYGGDFGDEPNDGNFCIDGLLSPDRTPSPGMIELKKVYEPVVIELLDKESGIFKITNRYDFISLNHIEVEWELLLGGRVVKEGFVDVNDVLPHSSKEVKIDEVKEILEGCSGEIFITFTAKLKNSTDWAKRGFVITRSQIALKEDTPQDAVQKIEKANVILSKQNRFEVVGFPDKVVVFAGSILAEFCRWTGDLKSLKHNGLDFIKSSPRFNLWRAPTDNDVHIKNEWIKAGFDKLQRRIVNVSFEEHSEYFKVQTTSVYGAYSVKPVFEVTISYKVFKSGIIETNVYARALRELPPLPKIGLQFMMPKEFEYVKYYGRGPHENYPDIKQSAIVGVYDMAIKDMYVPYIMPQEYGNRCNVRWAFVYNIYGIGLCIKGIPTFNFSAREYTDDVLTKAKHTYELTKADGIVVNVDYKIGGIGSQSCGPGPLEKYLIKDEKFEFCFYMIPVDSNSLDVEKLW